A genomic segment from Spinacia oleracea cultivar Varoflay chromosome 3, BTI_SOV_V1, whole genome shotgun sequence encodes:
- the LOC110789822 gene encoding auxin-responsive protein IAA32-like isoform X2: MESNMASFLLNTSALDLGLSLNTIHTQACDPVDQRRQGMQLHSTIIPGGYNNNHNEMEWPYLKSPKCSKSNPDDCGEDLEGVESKERWPYVKVNMDGVIVGRKICLVDHLGYPSLALQLEDMFGGFTPYGVRLFQRGSEFMLFYKDREENWRSAGDVPWKDFVDCAKRLRVVRKNRVLLS; the protein is encoded by the exons ATGGAATCAAACATGGCCAGTTTTCTTTTGAACACTTCAGCTCTCGATCTTGGGCTCAGCTTGAATACAATTCACACCCAAGCTTGTGATCCCGTTGATCAAA GAAGGCAGGGCATGCAATTGCATTCCACAATAATCCCAGGAGGTTACAATAATAACCATAACGAGATGGAGTGGCCATACCTCAAAAGTCCAAAATGCTCGAAATCCAACCCAGATGATTGTGGTGAGGACTTAGAGGGAGTTGAGAGCAAAGAACGATGGCCTTATGTTAAGGTCAATATGGATGGGGTCATTGTTGGCAGGAAGATTTGCCTCGTCGATCATCTTGGATACCCTAGCCTTGCTCTTCAACTAGAAGATATGTTTG GTGGATTTACACCATATGGTGTACGTTTGTTTCAACGTGGATCGGAGTTTATGCTGTTTTACAAGGACCGAGAGGAAAACTGGAGGTCTGCTGGTGATGTTCCATGGAA GGATTTTGTAGATTGTGCAAAGAGGTTAAGGGTTGTGCGAAAGAACAGAGTTTTGCTCTCCTAA
- the LOC110789822 gene encoding auxin-responsive protein IAA32-like isoform X1, which yields MESNMASFLLNTSALDLGLSLNTIHTQACDPVDQMNVGRQGMQLHSTIIPGGYNNNHNEMEWPYLKSPKCSKSNPDDCGEDLEGVESKERWPYVKVNMDGVIVGRKICLVDHLGYPSLALQLEDMFGGFTPYGVRLFQRGSEFMLFYKDREENWRSAGDVPWKDFVDCAKRLRVVRKNRVLLS from the exons ATGGAATCAAACATGGCCAGTTTTCTTTTGAACACTTCAGCTCTCGATCTTGGGCTCAGCTTGAATACAATTCACACCCAAGCTTGTGATCCCGTTGATCAAA TGAATGTAGGAAGGCAGGGCATGCAATTGCATTCCACAATAATCCCAGGAGGTTACAATAATAACCATAACGAGATGGAGTGGCCATACCTCAAAAGTCCAAAATGCTCGAAATCCAACCCAGATGATTGTGGTGAGGACTTAGAGGGAGTTGAGAGCAAAGAACGATGGCCTTATGTTAAGGTCAATATGGATGGGGTCATTGTTGGCAGGAAGATTTGCCTCGTCGATCATCTTGGATACCCTAGCCTTGCTCTTCAACTAGAAGATATGTTTG GTGGATTTACACCATATGGTGTACGTTTGTTTCAACGTGGATCGGAGTTTATGCTGTTTTACAAGGACCGAGAGGAAAACTGGAGGTCTGCTGGTGATGTTCCATGGAA GGATTTTGTAGATTGTGCAAAGAGGTTAAGGGTTGTGCGAAAGAACAGAGTTTTGCTCTCCTAA
- the LOC130469181 gene encoding uncharacterized protein, whose protein sequence is MEKLGFPYPKDLATDIVIRSLPEDFHNFKLNFYMQGGEATLQELHGSLIQAERNLPSKPKHKDVLMVSKGKQFKKKGAPMKKNKGKVVANKNSSTKPKATPKAKVAAQHECYHCHKIGHWKRNCPKYLEEKKTGASISGTKKK, encoded by the exons atggagaaattgggcttcccttatcctaaggacctggcaactgacatagtcatcagatccttgcctgaagattttcataactttaagttgaacttctacatgcaaggaggggaggctaccctgcaagagttgcatggttcactaattcaggctgagagaaacttaccaagtaaacctaaacataaggatgttctaatggttagtaaaggtaagcagttcaagaagaaaggggctcccatgaagaagaacaagggcaaggtagttgccaataagaactcttcaaccaagccaaaggccactccaaaggctaaggtagctgctcaacatgagtgctaccactgccacaagattggtcattggaagaggaactgCCCCAAGTATCTGGAGGAAAAGAAGACTGGTGCTTCAATTTCAG ggactaaaaagaagtag
- the LOC130469854 gene encoding uncharacterized protein: MAIGNTESEGSQSNSEGNNNNFDPYFIENSDNPTSSLVAVPFTGANFVRRSRNVKRALIAKNKEGFINGELLKPTVNHKDYLKWKRADFMVVSWIFSSMNHDLADDFGYIDNAADLWLELAERFGQSNGPLIYQLKKEIENLTQENMTIVSYYSKLKKLWDEMQTLRAFPTCTCGVMLTCSCQFLKKVAVRRRGQNDEVLAWFEWRF, from the coding sequence ATGGCGATTGGAAACACTGAAAGTGAAGGTTCTCAATCAAATTCTGAAGGTAACAACAATAATTTTGATCCTTATTTCATAGAAAATTCAGACAATCCTACTTCTAGTTTAGTTGCTGTTCCTTTTACTGGTGCGAATTTTGTTCGACGGAGTAGGAATGTTAAAAGAGCTCTAATAGCTAAGAATAAGGAAGGTTTCATTAATGGTGAATTGCTTAAACCTACTGTTAATCATAAGGATTACTTGAAGTGGAAACGAGCTGATTTTATGGTAGTAAGCTGGATTTTCAGCTCTATGAATCATGATTTAGCTGATGATTTTGGCTATATTGATAATGCTGCTGACCTATGGCTTGAATTGGCTGAAAGATTTGGACAGTCTAATGGTCCATTGATTTATCAATTAAAGAAGGAAATAGAGAATTTGACTCAAGAAAATATGACTATAGTGTCATATTACAGTAAACTGAAGAAGTTGTGGGATGAGATGCAGACTCTAAGAGCCTTTCCTACTTGTACTTGTGGTGTTATGTTGACATGTAGTTGTCAATTTTTAAAGAAAGTGGCTGTTCGAAGAAGAGGACAAAATGATGAAGTTCTTGCTTGGTTTGAATGGAGGTTTTGA